In Nocardia asteroides, the following proteins share a genomic window:
- a CDS encoding WD40 repeat domain-containing protein encodes MTSAATDRADELLLNRLTGADQIWLRVCRAAVADGPEATRALLAARPETTVLARSSLARWKGQRDEEDLLAEEAEYPDAEGLRATADFSAAIAFAELAGALTGSRPADTAAATFLDHAERAGLNSVGTQLLPAGTPLTSGSGHLGALVLHLLGRGDRTARGFAILAASELAGQRPPTLRTAETNVLFVDAYGSGRVGLLRLIEVAGGPSGLHPDPARMGFLQADSAFTASLADAWQVSTLATTDACVLWSVTTELGAPANDINGESLGAAIAVALDDLAPRLRWARRLRPRRLDPACAVTAGLNDHTLTKVGGYAGKLKAADQHSLRVVVAAAGVTDATSAAPPRLLDRIDSADTVEEAIARTRTRPNLALWSSIAAIVAVLVLMTGGLTAVVQQRIENSVVRAELSSRLYANTARQHMVTDPALAQQLALAAYRTRPTAEARAALIDSSAANAPLRVTTRFGLDRRLDFITDAPRLATTHHGDLIAIGEVDGTIELAGVTDAGLTRWPRFDTGSGAVTGLALSSDQRLLAVAGATRTTIWNIADRGSPRHAATLDLSGGRSWSAAFSPDGRYVAVSGQQMPDPADLTAQSHATLAVWDLAAGLQQPMQVLHRAFAGATQISVTLTNQMLAAAVPTFSMNTFHWSSELIAWRTMDFPSGEPFHTELISGGEDREARSAEFSADGSTLTVGMNPGHVLRWDFTNPAAPTPLPGLTDVENQYFDVASSPDGADVVVVGGDSTVRLLDVHERETAATFPAEWVVRARFLRSGRSVVTSSIDHGIHVFEVSGAPLRTGTLTLFRLPQDRIDAPASTQPDALFPALRTIARRPVDPFADSRHGDPPGLLGRVAISPDGRRAVEINERDLVVWDITGPRAPRKLGELDATDVDQDGVLFTPEGTLAVQHWLQQSITFWDVSGPPVRVARASVGVPLAGSLAFSADGRQFAVGSYVNGRVAVYNRGDPAEPVAEIQLDRYGGYLMALAIAGNRLAVGGLGGVELYDIAEPGRPRRLDLPLGPDTLTGTVAFDAAGTKLAAPGSLDVVRIWDLNDPDRPRLDVDLHRGLTHWKRTMIAFADHGEVLAESAADGTLRRWHIDADAIARDICASGTAPITEQEWARVLPGRPFVSTCPA; translated from the coding sequence ATGACATCAGCCGCGACCGATCGCGCCGACGAATTGCTGCTGAATAGGCTGACCGGTGCGGATCAAATCTGGCTACGCGTGTGCCGCGCCGCGGTGGCCGACGGCCCAGAGGCTACGCGTGCCCTGCTTGCCGCCCGCCCGGAGACCACCGTGCTTGCCCGTAGCTCGCTCGCGCGGTGGAAAGGACAGCGCGACGAAGAGGACCTGCTCGCCGAGGAAGCGGAATACCCCGACGCGGAGGGATTGCGAGCGACCGCGGACTTCTCCGCTGCCATCGCTTTTGCCGAACTCGCCGGCGCCTTGACCGGATCACGCCCGGCCGATACCGCGGCGGCGACCTTTCTCGATCACGCCGAGCGGGCGGGCCTCAATTCCGTGGGCACCCAGCTCCTCCCCGCCGGCACCCCGTTGACCAGCGGGTCCGGCCATCTCGGCGCCTTGGTGCTCCACCTGCTCGGTCGAGGTGATCGGACGGCCCGCGGCTTCGCCATTCTTGCCGCCTCGGAACTGGCGGGACAGCGCCCGCCGACGCTGCGCACCGCCGAGACCAACGTGCTCTTCGTCGATGCCTATGGAAGCGGCCGAGTCGGCCTGCTGCGACTCATCGAAGTTGCGGGCGGCCCGAGCGGTCTGCATCCGGATCCGGCGCGCATGGGTTTTCTGCAGGCGGACTCCGCGTTCACGGCCAGTCTCGCCGATGCCTGGCAGGTGAGCACGCTGGCTACCACCGACGCGTGCGTGCTGTGGTCGGTGACTACAGAACTCGGCGCACCCGCCAATGACATCAACGGCGAGTCGCTCGGCGCGGCAATCGCTGTCGCGCTGGACGATCTAGCGCCCCGCCTGCGATGGGCGCGCCGGCTCCGGCCGCGCCGCCTCGACCCGGCCTGCGCGGTCACGGCAGGCCTGAACGACCACACCCTCACGAAAGTCGGCGGATACGCGGGGAAGCTGAAAGCGGCGGACCAGCATTCTCTCCGGGTCGTCGTCGCGGCGGCCGGCGTGACGGACGCGACCAGTGCCGCACCGCCGCGCTTGCTCGACCGAATCGACTCGGCGGACACGGTCGAGGAAGCGATCGCCCGCACCCGCACGCGCCCCAACCTCGCGCTGTGGTCGTCGATCGCGGCCATCGTCGCGGTCCTCGTCCTGATGACCGGTGGCCTCACCGCCGTAGTACAGCAACGGATCGAGAACTCCGTGGTCCGTGCCGAACTGAGCTCCCGACTGTATGCCAACACCGCTCGTCAACACATGGTCACCGACCCGGCGCTTGCTCAGCAACTGGCGCTGGCGGCGTATCGCACCCGCCCGACAGCCGAGGCGCGCGCAGCGCTCATCGACAGCAGCGCCGCGAATGCGCCGCTGCGGGTGACAACAAGGTTCGGATTGGATCGGAGACTGGATTTCATCACCGACGCGCCGCGGCTGGCGACGACACATCACGGCGACCTCATCGCGATCGGCGAAGTCGACGGCACGATCGAGCTCGCCGGGGTCACCGATGCCGGCCTGACCCGGTGGCCGCGATTCGATACCGGAAGCGGAGCAGTGACCGGGCTGGCACTCAGCAGTGATCAGCGCCTGCTCGCGGTCGCGGGTGCGACGCGTACGACGATCTGGAATATCGCCGATCGCGGATCACCACGCCACGCTGCCACACTCGATCTGAGTGGCGGGCGTTCGTGGTCTGCGGCGTTCAGCCCGGACGGACGCTATGTCGCGGTGAGCGGCCAGCAGATGCCGGATCCGGCCGACCTCACCGCACAGTCCCATGCCACGCTGGCCGTGTGGGATCTCGCCGCTGGACTGCAACAGCCGATGCAGGTATTGCACCGCGCCTTTGCGGGTGCCACGCAAATCAGTGTCACGCTCACAAACCAGATGCTCGCGGCAGCGGTACCGACCTTCTCCATGAACACCTTTCACTGGTCATCAGAGTTGATTGCATGGCGGACAATGGATTTTCCCAGCGGAGAGCCGTTCCACACCGAACTGATCAGCGGCGGGGAGGACCGTGAGGCCCGGTCGGCCGAATTCAGTGCCGACGGCTCGACACTGACGGTCGGCATGAACCCAGGCCACGTGCTGCGTTGGGATTTCACGAATCCGGCAGCGCCAACGCCGCTACCCGGACTCACCGATGTCGAGAACCAGTACTTCGATGTGGCATCCAGCCCGGACGGTGCGGACGTCGTTGTGGTCGGGGGTGATTCGACAGTTCGCCTACTCGACGTCCACGAGCGCGAAACGGCGGCCACCTTCCCCGCCGAATGGGTTGTCCGAGCACGATTCCTGCGATCGGGACGCTCGGTCGTCACGAGTAGCATCGACCATGGAATCCACGTATTCGAGGTCTCCGGAGCGCCTCTGCGCACGGGAACACTCACTCTCTTCCGACTCCCTCAGGATCGCATCGACGCTCCGGCATCCACGCAGCCCGACGCGTTGTTTCCCGCACTGCGAACCATCGCACGCCGCCCCGTCGATCCTTTCGCGGACAGCCGACACGGTGACCCGCCTGGACTGCTGGGCAGGGTCGCTATTTCCCCGGATGGCCGACGGGCTGTGGAGATCAACGAACGTGACCTGGTGGTGTGGGACATCACCGGTCCCCGAGCCCCCAGAAAGCTGGGCGAGCTCGATGCCACCGATGTAGATCAAGACGGTGTGCTCTTCACGCCGGAAGGCACTCTCGCGGTACAGCATTGGCTACAGCAGTCGATCACGTTCTGGGATGTGTCGGGCCCGCCTGTACGAGTGGCTCGCGCATCGGTGGGTGTTCCCCTCGCGGGGTCTCTCGCGTTCAGCGCGGACGGCAGGCAGTTCGCGGTGGGCAGCTATGTGAACGGCCGCGTCGCTGTCTACAACAGGGGCGACCCGGCGGAGCCCGTCGCCGAGATACAGCTCGACCGCTACGGCGGCTATCTGATGGCGCTCGCGATCGCCGGGAACCGGCTCGCTGTCGGGGGGCTCGGTGGCGTCGAACTGTACGACATCGCCGAACCCGGCCGACCCAGGCGGCTGGATCTCCCCCTCGGGCCCGACACGCTGACGGGAACCGTGGCCTTCGACGCCGCCGGGACGAAGCTCGCCGCGCCGGGTTCACTCGACGTCGTCCGGATCTGGGACCTCAACGACCCCGATCGGCCGCGACTGGACGTCGACCTGCACCGCGGACTGACCCATTGGAAGCGCACCATGATCGCCTTCGCCGATCATGGTGAGGTCCTCGCCGAGTCCGCTGCCGACGGCACCCTCCGGCGGTGGCATATCGATGCCGACGCCATCGCCCGCGATATCTGCGCGAGTGGAACAGCACCGATCACCGAGCAGGAATGGGCGCGGGTGCTGCCGGGCAGGCCGTTCGTTTCGACCTGCCCGGCCTGA
- a CDS encoding helix-turn-helix transcriptional regulator, which produces MSQTYVPLSVDTHPEAPFYGRVTTGTLVSPADFSLTTVAGSHQEFRRAARHIARSDEEYLLASIHTQGRACLNQDGRAAAVSGGDMVFYNTSQPYHWTNNSAFEQVVVQIPISLLRRQPGLDRLDLPTAVAVPASSAAGVVAGFFCSLARIRQHAPDQADLLAGNALDLISSAVLLTAGVRPGETSAEALSREHVLRYVRERYTDRHLTIEEVALACHISRRTLFRLFDGTPDTFATVVRRLRLRHAKALLTRDLSLSPAAVAFASGFASERHFYRLFQQDTGMTPREYRQGRDTSSAFGAR; this is translated from the coding sequence ATGTCGCAGACCTACGTGCCGCTCTCGGTCGACACCCACCCGGAAGCACCGTTCTACGGTCGGGTCACGACCGGGACTCTGGTCAGTCCGGCTGACTTCAGCCTCACTACGGTTGCGGGTAGCCACCAGGAATTCCGTCGCGCCGCACGTCATATCGCCCGCTCCGATGAGGAGTACCTGCTGGCCAGCATCCACACCCAGGGTCGGGCCTGCCTGAACCAGGACGGACGTGCAGCGGCAGTCAGTGGCGGTGACATGGTCTTCTACAACACTTCCCAGCCCTACCACTGGACCAACAACTCGGCCTTCGAACAGGTCGTGGTCCAGATCCCGATCTCGTTGCTGCGGCGTCAGCCAGGCCTCGATCGGCTCGATCTGCCGACAGCGGTGGCGGTACCGGCGTCGAGCGCGGCCGGGGTGGTGGCCGGGTTCTTCTGCAGCCTCGCCCGGATTCGGCAGCATGCCCCGGATCAAGCCGACCTGCTCGCCGGCAACGCATTGGACCTGATCTCCTCGGCTGTGCTGTTGACCGCCGGAGTGCGCCCCGGGGAGACCTCGGCCGAGGCACTCAGCCGCGAACACGTACTGCGCTATGTGCGCGAACGCTACACAGATCGACACCTCACGATCGAGGAGGTGGCCCTGGCCTGCCATATCTCCCGGCGCACGCTGTTTCGCCTTTTCGATGGCACTCCGGACACTTTCGCGACTGTGGTGCGCAGACTGCGGTTGCGCCACGCCAAGGCGCTGCTGACCCGGGACCTCTCCTTGTCGCCTGCCGCCGTCGCGTTCGCCTCGGGGTTCGCCTCCGAACGGCACTTCTACCGGCTGTTCCAGCAGGACACGGGGATGACTCCGCGCGAATATCGCCAGGGTCGGGACACATCGTCGGCCTTCGGCGCCCGCTGA
- a CDS encoding vWA domain-containing protein translates to MTIGMSNMPVLDANSIKQAWPFYVVCDVSESMWLPSWHSGTTPWEIVSDSIAPMLDTLDSHNEAALIGHISIIAFAHEAWTHYPLRSIGDPATCEALPQGSWTNFVGAWEHLNATVRADMDRLTRQNYHLKQPVIFFITDGNAGAKNISQPITTWRPIKDALCDGMYRLRPRVVSLGMGDVNQATVLALRSDDPPGAACLAKAGVPANVLLKSIIDVIIKSISLSTDGGNFVFTVPEGMQRLDSVRP, encoded by the coding sequence ATGACCATCGGTATGTCGAATATGCCGGTGCTTGATGCCAACTCGATCAAGCAGGCATGGCCGTTCTACGTTGTGTGCGATGTTTCGGAATCGATGTGGCTACCCTCGTGGCATTCGGGCACGACCCCGTGGGAGATCGTCAGTGATTCGATCGCCCCGATGCTCGACACTCTCGACAGCCACAACGAGGCTGCGCTCATCGGACACATCTCGATCATCGCGTTCGCCCACGAAGCATGGACGCACTACCCGTTGCGCTCGATCGGTGACCCCGCGACCTGTGAGGCTCTGCCGCAGGGGAGCTGGACGAACTTCGTCGGGGCGTGGGAACACCTCAACGCCACGGTCCGCGCGGACATGGATCGCCTGACCAGGCAGAACTACCACCTCAAGCAGCCGGTCATCTTCTTCATCACCGACGGGAACGCGGGCGCGAAGAATATCTCGCAGCCGATCACCACCTGGCGGCCCATCAAGGATGCGCTGTGTGACGGCATGTACCGGCTGCGCCCGCGAGTTGTCTCGCTGGGCATGGGCGATGTCAACCAAGCGACCGTTCTCGCGTTGAGATCGGACGACCCACCAGGTGCAGCCTGTCTGGCCAAGGCTGGTGTCCCGGCCAATGTCCTGCTGAAGTCGATCATTGATGTCATCATCAAGTCGATCTCGTTGTCGACCGATGGCGGCAACTTCGTCTTCACGGTGCCCGAGGGAATGCAGCGCCTGGATTCGGTCCGGCCATGA
- a CDS encoding protein phosphatase 2C domain-containing protein, producing the protein MTEAEGAEPRRRPSLVEAIKGLGAQMMPRGTGPEHANSDNTPPDTQNVANSQPAGATRRGGQLPLRRCPSPVNSASAALAADAGVVGNSWIYAASAVGLSHALEGVRREDAYAADAVNDTNCVIAVGDGLGSTANASVASTAAVLTFTASVCRANSAAGSWENTARTAVREVNQQLYAVQERSIPTAPGAGPATASQRGKSMAPPKSTLTGFVLRHDGERSKLYWAAYGDSPLLLLSLSTNTWQWVSGQPTNPPTAATPALPGDERRLQFGSLALQPDQVVVAASDGVGDAIAMAPKDFAKALAEAWHTQVSAAKFATLLDFEIGGLNDDRTIVMAKGITPGMFESQ; encoded by the coding sequence ATGACCGAGGCTGAGGGGGCCGAGCCCCGTCGCAGACCGAGCTTGGTCGAGGCCATAAAGGGGTTGGGTGCGCAGATGATGCCCCGGGGAACCGGTCCAGAACATGCGAACTCGGACAACACCCCGCCCGATACGCAGAACGTCGCGAACTCACAGCCCGCAGGCGCAACTCGGAGGGGCGGCCAGCTGCCGCTGCGGCGGTGTCCGAGCCCGGTCAATTCGGCGAGCGCGGCATTGGCGGCTGACGCCGGAGTGGTGGGGAACTCCTGGATCTATGCTGCTTCGGCCGTCGGTTTGTCGCATGCGCTCGAGGGCGTTCGCCGTGAAGACGCCTACGCCGCTGACGCCGTCAACGACACGAACTGCGTGATCGCGGTCGGCGACGGGCTCGGCTCTACCGCCAACGCTTCGGTGGCTTCCACCGCTGCCGTGCTGACATTCACCGCGTCGGTGTGCCGAGCAAACTCGGCAGCGGGTTCATGGGAGAACACTGCCCGCACGGCTGTACGGGAAGTCAATCAACAGCTCTACGCGGTGCAAGAGCGCAGCATCCCCACCGCACCAGGCGCCGGCCCGGCGACTGCCTCGCAGCGGGGAAAGAGCATGGCCCCACCGAAATCCACGCTGACCGGGTTCGTGCTTCGCCACGACGGCGAACGGTCGAAGCTGTACTGGGCGGCCTACGGCGACAGCCCGCTGCTCCTGCTGTCGCTGTCGACGAACACCTGGCAATGGGTATCGGGACAGCCGACCAACCCGCCCACCGCGGCGACACCGGCTTTGCCCGGTGACGAGCGACGACTGCAGTTTGGTTCGCTGGCACTTCAGCCGGATCAGGTGGTCGTCGCGGCCAGCGACGGTGTCGGTGACGCGATCGCGATGGCGCCGAAGGATTTCGCCAAGGCGTTGGCCGAGGCATGGCACACCCAGGTCTCGGCCGCGAAGTTCGCGACTCTGCTCGATTTCGAAATCGGCGGGCTGAACGACGATCGCACGATCGTGATGGCAAAGGGAATCACACCGGGGATGTTCGAATCGCAGTGA
- a CDS encoding protein kinase family protein translates to MVELDIEIRERDLLDAGIAEMDGGGQSSAIAWKLLPDSSVALYKRYDHSSLMADSRERLNDWARWRRELSVADRAYLDGRAAWVRHVVLDADANVAGVIVPAAPDAFWMSKLGTTVPRDMGELLAQRDRARRHDKEFFNVPHTMARLGHFLETLAFLHQRGVVVGDLHRGNILISGFDTTPATYLLDCDATLIDGERALKHAEREGSRADHLAGWPDRLDRRTDMYKFGLVAVQSIGKTSSLAVDDTVGIHMLRHHRDMLNRFLRLEAVDASAAHASSMAAAWKACVGVRGERGYRGNAVIPVRWDGESCYVPATGPVRSPAHQAVRRPATTSTTRTRSTASSSVSSGRRTQTVSRTAQAPSGDSERFEAILGAVILLVGFGIVVALIVVAWHWLF, encoded by the coding sequence GTGGTTGAACTTGACATCGAAATCCGAGAACGAGACCTCCTCGATGCCGGAATCGCAGAGATGGACGGCGGCGGACAGTCCAGTGCGATCGCCTGGAAGTTGCTCCCAGACTCCTCTGTGGCGCTCTACAAACGTTATGATCACAGCTCGCTGATGGCGGATTCGCGTGAGCGGCTGAATGATTGGGCACGCTGGCGCCGCGAGCTGAGCGTGGCAGATCGCGCCTACCTCGACGGGCGCGCTGCCTGGGTGCGCCACGTGGTGCTCGATGCCGACGCGAATGTCGCGGGAGTGATCGTGCCCGCGGCCCCGGACGCCTTCTGGATGAGCAAACTCGGCACGACCGTGCCTCGGGACATGGGGGAATTGCTGGCCCAGCGCGACCGCGCGCGTCGGCATGACAAGGAGTTCTTCAATGTGCCGCACACAATGGCGCGGCTCGGCCATTTCCTCGAGACACTGGCATTCCTGCATCAGCGCGGGGTCGTCGTCGGCGACCTGCACCGCGGAAACATCCTTATCAGCGGATTCGACACGACACCGGCGACGTATCTGCTCGACTGTGACGCGACCCTGATCGATGGCGAGCGCGCGCTGAAACATGCTGAGCGAGAGGGCTCGCGTGCAGATCACCTCGCCGGCTGGCCGGATCGACTCGATCGGCGAACCGATATGTACAAGTTCGGGCTGGTGGCGGTTCAGTCGATAGGCAAGACATCGTCGCTGGCCGTCGACGACACCGTCGGAATCCATATGTTGCGACATCACCGCGACATGCTCAACCGATTCCTGCGACTGGAAGCGGTCGATGCCTCGGCCGCCCACGCGTCGAGCATGGCAGCGGCATGGAAAGCGTGTGTCGGGGTACGCGGCGAACGGGGATACCGCGGCAACGCGGTTATTCCGGTGCGGTGGGACGGCGAGTCTTGTTACGTCCCGGCAACCGGTCCCGTCCGCAGCCCCGCCCATCAGGCCGTCCGACGACCGGCAACAACATCCACCACACGCACCAGGTCGACCGCGTCATCGTCTGTGAGCTCCGGTCGGCGAACTCAGACTGTATCTCGCACTGCTCAGGCGCCGTCGGGAGACTCGGAGCGTTTCGAGGCCATCCTCGGAGCGGTGATCTTGCTCGTGGGCTTCGGCATCGTAGTCGCGCTGATTGTCGTCGCATGGCACTGGCTGTTCTGA
- a CDS encoding ATP-binding cassette domain-containing protein: MTQARTSIGRTGHGADIQIGGDDVAAVHARVIRTSTGTAVRDLSQGSGTFLDGRPIIQAALEVGDQFIIGHTRFRLVDANHLEFADLTLGEVLAVDSLTAGYDRSVAQAKIADVSFTVESGLLAVIGPSGAGKSTLCNAILGEATVFAGSATLGEIDLIGGACPDPVLVSFVPQGIELFEELTVYDTMWFAARLRLARDVTHDEIGSRIDGILEKVHLTAQHKSRVSTLSGGQKRRVNIALELITTPALLMLDEPSSGLDDGLDRSLMNDLAELAQSGCMVVVVTHATPHLGIADSVAAFTCDESGKQPSTIGFVGRPADLSAGLGASSTADVFDRLRSEKAPALLPEQPVRPNPTRPRTQFRRGGSVSGGHAFRVFFSREVARIRLQWNKIAAMVFAVPLTGPLIAYLASPRGLEGSKLAPNPDLAIVLAVNCILAAFFAMSLSVPTVVADHRVIWRERRWGLPISSAILARAGTRSLLAVGQATTMTLALALLCSGPEDPIGPLPWVVSVWLILASLAVAAVCVGTMISTCAKSMDTAVRGMSAVLALCVVFSGVVVPLGQLSGGAVVLSWVSYLSPVRWAIAGFGSVVGIEEAGTLRADMMWSHDVSHFYIAIGVLVAISVTSLGASIRWGHMLIRHHQRR; encoded by the coding sequence TTGACCCAAGCGCGGACAAGCATCGGCCGGACCGGGCATGGCGCTGACATCCAGATCGGCGGTGATGACGTCGCCGCGGTCCACGCACGCGTGATTCGGACCTCGACCGGGACAGCGGTGCGTGACCTGAGCCAGGGGAGCGGCACATTCCTCGACGGCCGGCCGATCATCCAGGCCGCGCTCGAAGTGGGCGATCAGTTCATCATCGGCCACACCAGATTCAGGCTCGTCGATGCCAACCATCTCGAATTCGCCGACCTCACCCTCGGCGAAGTTCTGGCGGTCGATTCGCTGACCGCCGGATACGATCGCAGTGTCGCCCAGGCCAAGATCGCGGACGTGAGCTTCACCGTGGAGTCAGGTCTGCTGGCCGTCATCGGCCCTTCCGGCGCCGGAAAGTCAACTCTCTGCAACGCGATACTGGGCGAGGCGACAGTCTTTGCCGGAAGCGCGACGCTGGGCGAAATCGACCTAATCGGCGGTGCTTGCCCGGATCCGGTGCTGGTGAGCTTCGTACCCCAGGGAATCGAACTCTTCGAGGAACTGACTGTCTACGACACGATGTGGTTCGCCGCCCGCCTGCGGCTGGCACGCGATGTCACCCACGACGAGATCGGCAGCCGGATCGACGGAATCCTCGAAAAGGTGCACCTCACGGCACAACACAAATCCCGGGTGTCGACATTGTCCGGCGGGCAGAAGCGCCGAGTGAACATCGCACTCGAGTTGATCACGACACCGGCCCTGCTGATGCTGGACGAGCCGAGTTCGGGATTGGACGATGGGCTCGACCGCAGCCTGATGAACGATCTCGCCGAACTCGCACAGTCGGGATGCATGGTCGTGGTCGTTACCCACGCCACACCACATCTCGGTATCGCAGACTCGGTAGCCGCCTTCACCTGCGACGAGTCCGGCAAACAGCCCTCCACGATCGGATTCGTCGGGCGGCCTGCCGATCTAAGCGCCGGCTTGGGAGCTTCCTCCACAGCCGATGTGTTCGATCGGCTCCGCAGCGAAAAGGCGCCCGCCCTCCTCCCGGAACAACCCGTACGACCGAACCCGACGCGCCCGCGCACACAGTTCCGGCGCGGAGGCAGTGTGTCCGGGGGGCATGCCTTTCGGGTCTTCTTTTCACGCGAAGTCGCCCGAATTCGTCTGCAATGGAACAAGATCGCGGCGATGGTATTCGCTGTTCCCCTGACCGGGCCCCTCATCGCCTACCTTGCCTCACCGCGCGGCCTGGAAGGCTCCAAGCTCGCCCCGAACCCGGATCTGGCTATCGTCCTCGCCGTCAACTGCATCCTTGCGGCGTTCTTCGCGATGTCGTTGTCGGTTCCGACGGTCGTCGCCGACCACCGGGTCATATGGCGGGAGCGGCGGTGGGGTCTGCCCATCTCCTCCGCGATCCTCGCTCGCGCCGGCACACGGTCGCTACTCGCGGTGGGACAAGCGACCACCATGACACTCGCGCTCGCCCTGCTGTGCAGTGGACCGGAGGATCCTATCGGCCCTCTGCCCTGGGTGGTGAGTGTCTGGCTGATCCTGGCCAGCCTGGCGGTCGCGGCTGTCTGTGTAGGGACGATGATCAGTACCTGCGCGAAGTCGATGGACACCGCGGTACGGGGAATGTCCGCAGTCCTTGCCCTCTGTGTCGTGTTCTCCGGAGTAGTGGTTCCATTGGGGCAACTCAGCGGTGGCGCGGTTGTCCTTTCGTGGGTTTCCTATCTCTCGCCGGTTCGTTGGGCGATCGCCGGATTCGGCTCGGTCGTAGGAATCGAAGAGGCAGGAACCCTGCGCGCGGATATGATGTGGTCCCACGATGTCAGCCACTTCTACATCGCGATCGGTGTGCTGGTTGCGATCTCGGTGACATCGTTGGGTGCGTCGATTCGATGGGGTCACATGCTCATTCGGCATCACCAGCGCCGGTAG
- a CDS encoding S8 family serine peptidase, whose product MGLIEGDYSPDVPDLRDAQITVERFGTREPGGPLLCEHGSFSAALLVGQGTDHLRGVVPSARLLIACTASASGDAHPNAVSDAVEWLAPRVALIVIPLGRNDEHPRLAATVRNAAVAGCVLIAAAGNRADRSVLFPARADACLAISACTAMGSTAPHYPTSPDVDLIVRGDHVTAPVAAGSVRCRSGTSIACVLAGGLIAAKISNSLPDKMIPSQSSLAPPHPAGWIRAR is encoded by the coding sequence GTGGGCCTCATCGAGGGCGACTACAGCCCGGATGTCCCCGATCTAAGGGATGCCCAGATCACCGTCGAACGCTTCGGCACCCGCGAGCCTGGTGGGCCGTTGCTGTGCGAGCACGGATCGTTTTCCGCAGCCCTGCTGGTCGGGCAGGGAACCGATCACCTACGCGGGGTCGTCCCCTCCGCTCGGCTACTGATCGCCTGTACCGCCTCCGCGAGTGGAGATGCTCACCCGAACGCGGTCAGCGACGCGGTGGAATGGCTGGCACCGCGCGTCGCGCTGATCGTGATCCCCCTCGGCCGAAACGATGAGCATCCACGACTCGCCGCGACTGTGCGTAACGCCGCAGTGGCGGGATGCGTCCTGATCGCGGCGGCGGGAAATCGCGCTGATCGCTCCGTGCTGTTCCCGGCCCGCGCCGACGCATGTCTGGCGATCAGCGCATGCACTGCCATGGGCTCCACCGCACCGCACTATCCGACCTCCCCCGATGTCGACCTCATCGTGCGCGGAGATCACGTCACCGCGCCGGTGGCGGCAGGGTCGGTTCGGTGTCGATCCGGCACCTCGATCGCGTGCGTGCTGGCCGGCGGCCTGATCGCTGCCAAGATTTCGAACTCGTTGCCCGACAAGATGATTCCTTCGCAATCATCACTTGCTCCGCCGCACCCGGCGGGGTGGATCCGGGCCCGTTGA